In Amia ocellicauda isolate fAmiCal2 chromosome 5, fAmiCal2.hap1, whole genome shotgun sequence, a genomic segment contains:
- the pacsin1b gene encoding protein kinase C and casein kinase substrate in neurons protein 1, which yields MSGSYDESASIDPEATDSFWEVGNYKRAVKRIDDGHRLCNDLMNCVHERAKIEKAYAQQLTDWSKRWKQLVEKGPQYGTLERAWLAMMNEADKVSELHQEVKNGLLTEDFEKVKNWQKDAYHKQMMGGFKETKEAEDGFRKAQKPWAKKLKEMETAKKVYHMACKEEKLAATREANSKAEASVTPDQQKKLHEKVDKCKQDVQKAREKYEKALDELNKCTPQYMEHMEQVFDQCQQFEEKRLSFLKEVLLDIKRHLNLTENQSYAGVYRELEHNIRSADAQEDLKWFNNNHGPGMPMNWPQFEEYNPDLTHTITKREKVKKPEGVTLTNVTSGVEHIAQAGDRGSVSSYDKNQAYSAEWSDEEPANPFSATESNGGANPFEEESAPAAAKGVRVRALYDYDGQEQDELSFKAGDELTKLEDEDEQGWCKGRLDNGQLGLYPANYVESI from the exons GTAGGGAACTACAAGCGTGCGGTGAAGCGAATCGACGATGGGCATCGGCTCTGTAACGACCTCATGAACTGTGTCCACGAGCGCGCCAAGATCGAGAAGGCCTATGCACAGCAACTCACGGACTGGTCCAAGAGATGGAAACAGCTGGTGGAGAAAG ggCCCCAGTATGGCACTCTGGAGCGCGCCTGGTTGGCCATGATGAACGAGGCGGACAAGGTGAGCGAGTTACACCAGGAGGTGAAGAACGGTCTGCTCACTGAGGACTTCGAGAAGGTCAAGAACTGGCAGAAAGATGCCTATCACAAGCAGATGATGGGTGGCTTCAAGGAGACCAAGGAGGCTGAGGACGGCTTCAGAAAAGCACAGAAGCCCTGGGCCAAGAAACTCAAAGAG ATGGAGACGGCAAAGAAAGTGTACCATATGGCTTGTAAGGAGGAGAAGCTGGCAGCCACTCGTGAGGCCAATAGCAAGGCGGAGGCCTCGGTCACCCCAGACCAGCAGAAGAAGCTGCACGAGAAAGTGGACAAGTGCAAACAGGATGTTCAGAAG GCCAGGGAGAAGTATGAGAAGGCCCTGGATGAGCTGAACAAGTGCACGCCGCAGTACATGGAGCACATGGAGCAGGTGTTTGACCAGTGCCAGCAGTTTGAGGAGAAGAGGCTGTCCTTCCTCAAGGAGGTCCTACTAGACATCAAGCGTCACCTCAACCTCACCGAGAACCAAAG CTACGCCGGCGTGTACCGGGAGCTGGAGCACAACATCCGCTCCGCAGATGCTCAGGAGGATCTGAAGTGGTTCAACAACAACCACGGCCCCGGCATGCCCATGAACTGGCCACAGTTTGAG GAGTATAACCCCGACCTGACCCACACCATCACTAAGAGAGAGAAGGTGAAAAAGCCCGAAGGAGTAACCCTGACCAACGTCACCTCTGGAGTGGAACACATTGCACAGGCCGGAGACAGGGGCAG CGTGAGCAGCTATGACAAGAACCAGGCCTACTCGGCAGAGTGGTCCGATGAGGAGCCGGCCAACCCCTTCTCAGCCACCGAGTCCAACGGTGGAGCCAACCCTTTCGAGGAGGAGTCAGCGCCCGCTGCTGCCAAGGGCGTGCGTGTACGGGCGCTATATGACTACGATGGACAGGAGCAGGACGAGCTCAGCTTTAAAGCTG GTGACGAGTTGACCAAACTGGAAGATGAAGACGAGCAGGGCTGGTGTAAAGGCCGCCTAGACAATGGGCAGCTGGGCTTGTACCCAGCCAATTACGTGGAGTCCATCTAG